TTCCGCTCCCGCCTCGCGCGGGCGCAGGAAGGGGTGAGATGTCCCTGCTGGGACCTCAGGGGCTTTGCTCCAAACCTGGTTTTCTTGACAGTGGAGGTTTTTATTAGGTTAATGGGTTGTGGCTCCTTTTCTGTCCTGCTTCCAGCCTTGGGACAGCCAGGGCTGGATGCTCCCAGGGAAGCAGAGCAGTTCAGGCAGGTCCCCACCCGCCCCACGCCTTTATTCTGGGGGATCTTGGTCAggactttttcctgaaaaacccTCAAtcctgtttcagtgttttaatGGCTGGGTTGAGAAACTCCCTTGGGGCAGAAACCAGCCACCTTTCTTGGTTACGGAGTCACTTGGACGTTTCCAGGGCCTCGCCGCAGCACGTTGAGGTTTTTGGTGCCTGTTTCTCAGCCCGCTTGGGTGCAGACCATGGAGAAAGGAAGCTGTTTAAAACAGGGGCAAGGCTTCTAGTccataaattaaattacattgcCTTcatcttttttcaccttttaaagATGTCAGATTGGACCAAAGGTTTATTTTCTGCCCTAAGTGCTCAGGAGACACCACCAGGCCTCGCTGCAAGCTGTTGGAGGACCAGGAAAACAACCGGGACCTGCAGCTTGGCCGGGAAGCAGCTTCAGGTCAGTAAAGCCGGTGGTGGTGCTTCTCCcaggagcagagatgtgctgtcCAGGCtgggctgccgtggggtgggctcctgagagcagcagggagggcaggaggcctCCAGGGAGCAGGAGGGGTGAGGAAATCCCAGGCAGAGATGGGGCTCCCTGGAGGCCTCCTCCAGGGGTGGAAGGTGGTGGGGCGCCTTAAGAGTGGCCAAGGCACAGGACGGACCCgcgggcacaggctgccccatcGGCTGCAGGAAGGTCAAGGTTGGTAACAGCAATGGGAGGTTCTCAGGGCATAAATTGCCCTGATGACGATGGGCGAATAGCGGCTCAGAGACACCCTGGAACCAGAAATGTCCTCCCGGAATCTCTACAGGCAGCCTGCCAGCGCTCCATCTGCCCTGAACTGTAACTGTGCTTAGTCGTTGGCCTAATTGCCGCGTCCTCCCCACTTGTCGCCTGCTCTGTGCGCCTGCTCGCTGCAAGCAGGAGGTCGCTGTAACAGGGCCCTAACAAGCAATTCCAGCACTTTTAAGGTTTGATccaccagctgcctgcagcagggacatAGATGTGGGGTAGAGTGGGTGCCTGCTGCCGAGGGGATTTTGGGAAGGGACTTGAAAGCAGGAGAGGGCTGCCCCACGGAGGGGCTGGGGTTCATCGCGCCAAGCACCAGGGTAAGGGATCAATCCTTATGGCTCAGTCTCAGGCAGCTTGGGGCTACACCCAGCGGggctgctgttctgcagagcAAGCTGCACCTCCAGACAAGACTTAATATAGAAAGATATGCAGATAATATATAAAGTAGATTTAGGATAGAAAGACGTGACTGCTTTGAGCTTCGTTCCTAGGCTCTGGGTACGACGGCAAGAAGTGTCTCAGGCAGCGCTGCCAGGAGGGAGGAGCTCCCGTCAGAGGAGCCCGCTGCCACCGAGCCGCTCCTGTAAACCCTCACCTCTTCCCCCAAGAAAGCAACCGCACCATCCACCTTGGTAAGTCTTTAATTGCACTGTGAGCTAAAGGGCACGTTTACATCAGGTCACAACAGAACTTGAACAAAACGAAGTGGTCTCTCGCCTTCGAGTGGCAACAGAGAGCAGAAGGCAGTGCTATACACCggcttccctgcctcctcctacCAGATACACCTTCACGACTTCAGTGGTTCACTTGGTGGAGGCACTGGCCCAACACTTGAgggtaaaaacaaaattaaaaaagaaggggggatTTCCCTTAGACTGCCATCCCCTCCTGGAAAGGGGGCACTCCCCAGCCAGCACCAACCCAGAAGTGGTTCTGTACCCACACCACTGCCACAGAACAACGTTTCAGTACAGCAGAGACGCTCTCGAGGGACACGAATTCACAGAGGCTTTGGTTTCCCTTAAGCAGGTCAGCCCGGAGGGGGTGGCCCTTATAAGGACACCTTGTCGGAAGCTGGTCTAGCTAGCGATCACCTGTACCTACAGGAATTAGCTGAAGCACAGCACGGGTCTGGACCACAGGGACAGTGACAGGGTTACAGTTCCAGCGGGCAGTGCGGGAGCAGCTGCGTTCAACTCACTAATCAAACAAAAGGACAGCGACGTGCTCGGACCGGCCGGATCTCCAGGGGTGCGGGGGGTGCTGCACAGTGCTGCGTCAGCTGCCCTGGCCCTACTTCCCCGACAGCTGCTCGTAGAGCTTCGGCACGTAGTCATCCCACTCCGCCTGGTAGCAAGTGCCAGCCACTGGCACCCCCAGCTCGTACTTGCTGCGGAAAGAAGCCACCTTGAACTTCCCTCGTTTGTCACCAGAGCGATTGGAGAGGACGGGCTCATTGCAGGTCAGGCGCTTCGGCTGCTCGTACACCAGCCAGACGTAGCGGTGCAGCCCTGCGGGGAGGAGACAGTGTCACCAGTGCCAGTCACCTCCAGTGCCCGGGTTCGAGGTTTGCTCTGAAGTGACCccaggggaaaggaagggggaatgcggagaaagaaaaggggaacaCAGGGAAATAGACAGCTGCCTTCTCCAGGATCAGAAGGCTAAGTATGATGGAGCTAAAGGAGCTTAGAGAAGACGCACTAGATATGCTTGAACAGCTCCTGTCCTGCCTAGGCTAACACTTGCCCCCACCAGGCAACACTGCAGGCAGACCAGCGCAGACCTGTCCCCAGGCAGCAAGGGCACAGCAGCAACACGTGTCTGTGCTGGCCGTGGCTACAAGCGACTGCAGGGAGTCCTGCACGGGCTGTCGCTGCAGGGCAGCATACCATTTGCCCGGCCACACAGCACCCCAACCTTCTGCAGGCCTCGCCACCCTCCCCTGTGCGCTGCATTTGATCCTCACAGCACTTGGAGCACGGGACCTGCTGCAGCCGGGCACTGACCTGTTCCTTTGGGAGGGCCGGAGCCGACGTAATCTGACAGCACAGTCCCGCTCCCCACATCGTTGCCTTTCATGTTGGTCACCAGGAAGTGATGCCATTCCCtgaaaggagaaggcaaaaaaaaaatcagactgcaccacagccctggcaaaggtcctTCATTACTCTAAGGTGCTGCTTTTCCATGAGGCTCTCAGTGGAGGGTAACTGAAGCTaacagctgctgctcctggtcTGCCGAACCCAAAGAGCAGCAGTCCAAAAGCAGGTACTGCTTCCTCTGGGATGCAGGGCCTGTCAATATCAGCTCTGTCATCCCACCTTGCGGCTCCAGGAAACCCAGAGCCTGTGCCCTCAGAGTGGGTATTCCACACACTTCTGAACCTGATTTGAGAAAGGTGAGCTGGTCCCAGGTTTAAGACTCCCCTGCTAGCACAGACAGACCTAATTTCGACTCATACATGTGCCACATTAGAGCGAGCACCAGATGCTGTGTTTCTCCAAGCTACGCCAGACCTCCACACAACCCTGGCAAAAGTAGCTGCTCCTCCCCATGCTGTCCCTGTCTCAAGGAGAGAGGCAAGGACACTGTTTCTATCCCATGTCACAGCCTCACGGCTGCACCTTAAGCAGAGCACATGCCCGACCTCCTTCTAAGCCTCTGCTAAGACCATGAGCGATGCTCCATTTTCGCCCAGCAAGACACAGAGTTGCCCACCCCCATTACCTGAACTTTGGGTCCTTCCTACTGGGAGCATCTGGGTCTGTGAGAACCAGGGTGTAAAGCTTCTGGGGATCGCAGCCATCCCACTCAATGCTGGTGGGGCGATGCTGGACCTAGAAGGATGACAGCGTTACAGCACAAACAGCtagccctgctgcctgcaccacGCAGCCTGCACCAGCCAGGCACATGGAGGCCAACTGCGACCAGCGCTGGCAGCAACACCCGCGGAGTTCAAGGCCATCCGAGCCAGCTCCGCACTCAGCCTACTAGTGCCGCCGGGATCTCCCTGCAGTACGGAGCCAGGCCTGACCGCGCCGCCCCGCTACAAGAGCCGAGACCAAAAGCAGGGCACCGCTCTCCTCCTCTCGCACCCGGCGAGACTCCGATGGGGGCTGCCAGAGCGAAGGCGCAAGAGGCCCGGCCTTCTCCCGCCATTTTGCCACACCCCCGAGCGCTGGGCCGGGCCCCGCTCACCTGGGTCGGCGTGAGCACCTTGCCCAGCTCGTCTATCTCCACGGAGCCATACTTGACCCGCAGCGGGTGCGCCGGCTTCTGCTCCACCTCGGTGAGGCTCAGCGGCCCGCTCCACAGCCCCAGGTCCACCGGCATGGCTGCGCCTGCTGCTGCGGCTCCGCGCACTGCGCCCGCGCCGCCCAATCACCGCCCGCCGCGGACCGCCCCCGCGCTCCCATTGGCGGCGGCGCCCCCACGCTCCGCTCCCATTGGCGGCGGCGCGCCGCCGGCCTTCCCCCGCTCCGGCTGTTGTGGCGCCCCCAGGCGGGCGGCCGCGGCGAGCACTGTCAGAGCGATTATCCACAGCAGCACTGACCTTGCTTACGGCCTTGGCCCAGGCATTCATTAGTTTATAATTTATGTGTCAGGGCCcagcgggggcagccccgtggaTCTCAGCACGCCTTAGCCCATGgctgctggagagctggctgcgttATGCCTTCCCCTGGCTGTAAGGTGTCCCAGAGGAGCCCGAGGGTACCTACGCGCCGTACAGCCCTTGTGGGGTTACGCAGAGAAGTAATCTGTGTATTATTCCATACAACAAACCAGCCTGGAAGCTGCTGTCTGCAAATGTGGACGATGCAGGACCATCGGGTCCACCTGGCATCGGTCAGCACAAAACCCTGTCATCGGGGCAATTTCTCCTAGGGCAGCCGCTGCCGAAATTTAACAGCACACTGGCTGTGCTTTGTGACACCCACCCCAGGGATGCCAGGGGGAgctttaaagaaactgaaaacatttgtatctttctctttccttgctgTCTGTTTCATTGGGACCCCTCCAGCTGTGGAGAGGCTCAGCCTTTACCCTCTGCAACTCcgtcctcctcccagcccctcttCGGTctgttctcttcttccttcctctccagctTTGGCTTAAGCTgctgcctgctattttttttttacttccccgCCCCCATACCCAAGAATGTGGTATGGTTCACAGTCATTTATCACTGTTCTTCCCGCTCCCACTGCTTTTTGGGTTGTCTCTTAAGTGGttgaattagaatcatagaatcatctaagctggaagggacctcaagattgccaagtccaaccatcaacctaaca
This Chroicocephalus ridibundus chromosome 13, bChrRid1.1, whole genome shotgun sequence DNA region includes the following protein-coding sequences:
- the PEBP1 gene encoding phosphatidylethanolamine-binding protein 1, with protein sequence MPVDLGLWSGPLSLTEVEQKPAHPLRVKYGSVEIDELGKVLTPTQVQHRPTSIEWDGCDPQKLYTLVLTDPDAPSRKDPKFREWHHFLVTNMKGNDVGSGTVLSDYVGSGPPKGTGLHRYVWLVYEQPKRLTCNEPVLSNRSGDKRGKFKVASFRSKYELGVPVAGTCYQAEWDDYVPKLYEQLSGK